In Ostrinia nubilalis chromosome 26, ilOstNubi1.1, whole genome shotgun sequence, one genomic interval encodes:
- the LOC135084567 gene encoding F-box only protein 28 — MDIISSGDFNLINLPVVVLEKIFSYLTYDDIAKNRLVSQTFNEMGMRLLNRGFVLIERRHALALKAVKAQLPRRESERRYHPLARHSDILTSLETRISMLNMTYTKFIDNGICCFIPGKVIDEMRRVLSIVETTKTPPRAHEVLQELRDISSMAIEHFDDKISPAFRKMLQESVPQPVAKPSHSAVLGPLVLRNEIIALRKRSVLNAKLSLYLAAHYNKVFKKMEEYKKVAVRQRKVIRYLTRKSRDHEGAIAELKKRIEECDIKYSELTHTNQAVGGKAIAGTSADVASTSAQPLRHFGSQIKLDLSVLPIGTSKRSQAKMLPNIKPRKPLIKLPSLSEEDSEPPPKKSKMDDNPDPPTSINKKNQCTMAKIRGITKEIRNLSNLNIETKLKRPVSLTALDLFEIECKKQKLD, encoded by the exons ATGGATATCATATCGTCAGGGGATTTTAATCTCATCAATCTTCCTGTGGTGgtgttagaaaaaatattttcatacctTACGTATGATGATATCGCAAAGAATAGATTG GTATCGCAGACCTTCAACGAGATGGGCATGCGGTTACTAAACCGTGGCTTCGTGCTCATCGAGCGACGTCATGCGCTCGCGCTCAAGGCGGTGAAAGCACAACTGCCTCGCAGGGAGTCCGAACGCAG ATACCACCCGCTAGCCCGGCACAGCGACATTCTGACTTCCTTAGAAACTCGCATATCGATGCTCAACATGACATACACAAAGTTCATAGACAACGGCATCTGCTGCTTCATACCGGGCAAG GTGATAGACGAAATGCGCCGCGTTCTCTCCATAGTGGAAACGACCAAAACGCCGCCGCGAGCGCACGAAGTATTGCAAGAGTTGCGCGACATATCCAGCATGGCCATAGAGCATTTCGATGACAAGATATCGCCAGCCTTTAGGAAAATGCTGCAGGAATCAGTACCGCAACCAGTGGCCAAGCCTTCGCATT CAGCAGTGTTGGGTCCGCTGGTGCTCCGCAATGAAATCATAGCGCTGCGCAAGCGATCCGTCCTCAACGCAAAGCTGTCTCTCTACCTCGCGGCACACTACAACAAGGTGTTTAAGAag ATGGAGGAATACAAGAAAGTAGCGGTGAGGCAGCGCAAGGTCATCAGGTATCTCACGAGGAAGAGCCGGGACCACGAGGGGGCCATCG CTGAGCTAAAAAAGCGGATTGAAGAATGTGATATAAAGTACAGTGAGCTCACTCATACGAATCAAGCAGTGGGAGGGAAAGCTATCGCTG GCACATCGGCAGACGTCGCATCAACATCGGCGCAGCCGCTGCGGCACTTCGGCAGCCAGATCAAGCTGGACCTCTCCGTCCTGCCCATCGGGACTTCCAAACGGAGTCAGGCCAAAA TGTTGCCAAACATCAAACCGCGTAAGCCTCTCATCAAACTGCCGAGCCTATCCGAAGAGGATTCCGAACCGCCCCCGAAGAAATCCAAAATGGACGACAATCCAGACCCACCAACATCCATTAACAAAAAAAACCAGTGCACAATGGCCAAAATACGGGGCATCACAAAAGAAATACGGAATTTAAGTAACCTCAACATTGAAACGAAGTTGAAACGTCCAGTTAGTTTAACTGCGTTGGATTTGTTTGAGATTGAGTGCAAGAAACAGAAGCTGGATTAG